In the genome of Raphanus sativus cultivar WK10039 chromosome 9, ASM80110v3, whole genome shotgun sequence, the window tgtgggTTGTGCGGATCagattttttaatcaaaataaaattgaaaccCGCGGGTTGGTGGATCAGCGGACCGGGTCGGCCCGCAATCCATCCTAACCGAACGTAGAccgaatcaatttttaaattactattatttaataaaatgtatttttattaagatttatagacaaatataattacaaagtacaaatataatcacaaagaaaacacaaatataaaaattaaacttaaacaaaaaagtatacccgcctttttaagggcgggtcaataTCTAGTTAGATGTTAAAATTTGATTGAGTTGATCAAGGGCGGGTCAATATCTAGTTAGATGTTAAAATTCGATTGAGTTGACCATGAAGGGAGAATAGCCAGTAGTATCAATCAATATGCTGATCTCACAGACATTAACCTCTCAAGCGCAAAAACCCACACGCGTGTGATTGACACGAACCATTCACAACTTTGATACCAAGCTTACTAGGGAACTCATCACCGAGAGCGCGTCACTGACCTCGTCTCACATTGTATGTTGCTTTTATTTGGAGACATCATGATTAATGATTTAATCTACTGATACTATTGTTAATTACTGGATTATTCTTCAACTTGGGTTTAGTTAAACCTATTGCAGTATCCTTTAATGATTGTCCTTTCTTTAACGTCGCTAAATGCAATGTAGTAATTGATTAAAAAGGCGTCATGAATGACATATGAGCCTGTTAATGGGCTTGTACGGCCCAAATACTATATCAAAATACAACTACACAAAATGCTTGCTAAGGAATACACATTCTCTGTGATCTTGGGCTGGTTCCGAAGGCGTAGGTCTTGATATTAGCTCCTCATTGTTGCTCCAATGAACCAATACAGAGAACTTAAAAGTTGGTTAGTAGAATTTGACTCTCTTATGAGCTCAGAGGTTGGTAAAAGAGGGGTCTCCATGTGAGTTCCCCATTTAGAGTCACAATAAGATATCTACCCAATATTTTTGTTCGTCGTGTTTCGATTTCATGGATAGTCTCATAGCTTTTGTTAGGAATCATAAGCTTAACCACCGCCGTTATCAACTGGGATCAACCATAATGTTTCTTAAGAATATTGTTGTAGTAAACAAGATAGGATATTTTCAATTAGACACTATAGGTTTGAGATGAAACAGAATGTAAAGACCAACCTTGAAATAGTAAATTGGCATTCTTACAAGATTCGATATGTGTTATAATCTCCCTCAATGGAATCAGTTATGCAAAATACGTATTACGTTGATATAATAGTAGTCTTTCAAAATCACACAAACTTGGTATAATCAACACCATAACACAAACATTCTACAAGACTGGATTTCCTGTTAAAAAATCATCAAGATGACCAGAGGAGAGAAAGAGACTTTCCATGAGCACACTCTTGAACTTTATCCAACACCACCTGTTGAATCTTCTTCTCTACTTCCTCCATACTCTCCCCCGCATCGATAATCTGCATTTACCaccaaaacatttttcaaaggtttaaaaaacaaaagagagaaagaaagagagtcTTGATCCATTCTCACACCTTCCAAGAAGAATCACGTAGAGTTTGATAAAAGCCAGCAACTTTCCTCTGAAAATCAACTCTCTCGTACCTCTCATCTCCATATCCACCTCTCTCAGCAGCTCTCTCAGGCGAAATGTCAAGGTATACCACAGAATCCGGCGCCAGCAACCCGACTTCCGGCGCCTTGCACCACTCCATCCCGAGCCCTTTAGCCGATGAGAAAGCCACACCAGAATAAGAATAACGATCAACGATAAGCGTAGTTCCCGTCTTAAGCTTCTCCTCCATCAACGAcctgcaccaaaaaaaaaatgaatggtGACGTGTCATCACCTAACTGCCAAGGGGAAaagattaacaaaaaaacagaggaggaaGAACCTCTTTTCCCAACGGTTGGCGCTGAAGAGGAGATGAATGGTGCGATCATCTAACTGAGACTTGTTGGATAAGTAGGCGGATATCATCTGACCGACACTTGTCTCTCTGTCGGGAAACCTCCAGAGCTCTGTCGGATGACCTGAACTCTCCAGGAAAGAGCGTAGCTTAGCGCACTGCGTTGATTTGCCGCTGCGGTCAAGACCTTCTACGACTATCAAAGCACCTCTCGGCTTCGCGGTAGGTTCGGAAGAAAAGGTGAGATTCTCCATCCGAACTGATGAACGCTTGAGTGGTGAACGCGGGAGATAGTTGAAGGATCTTGGCGGGAATGCTAAAGCTCtgaaactaaataaaacatattaaagtTGATCCCTTTTTAAATGCCCTTCCTTCACAGCCTAAAACCCTAGTAAGATACGCTAAACCCTAAAAATCCCATCAGAAAATTTGAAATCGAAATAGACATTTCATATGATAACGAAAGGAAAGGCCTTTCGTCTCACCTGGAACCAATACTCGTCCGAAACATCAACAGGAGGTTCGTCGAGGAGGGTGAAATGTCGCCGGATTGTAGCTGCTGGAGAAGGAGATCGACAAAAAAGAGTCGGAGAGAGTGAGGCTTAGGTTTTTGGTAGAGTTGAAGAAACCCTTCAGGTGGTTCAGAGGGTTTTGTTCTGACTCAAGAACCGGCCGTTGAATCTATTTTCCGGTTTGTAACATTGGTTTTCTGCTAAAACCTGAACCGGATTTTCAACTAGCTAAGCAGGTCCGATTTTGGTTCGAAAATGTATAGCATTATCGCCATCAAGCAACATTACATTTCTTAAGTATATGAGAGATTTATCAGTATAGCATTATTTGATCCAacatcaataattaaaacacCTAGGTTCCATAcatttatacataaataaaaaacagcGCTCTGCTAGGATTTTAGGGCGATTTTGAAAACGGCGCAGGATCTGACCGATCTCACCACCGTGGATAGCTACTGAGCGATCGGAAAGCTGGGAAGGAGAGGGAGACTACCACACTCCTCTCGGAACCAAAATCATATCCTTTACAGAGTTCTCATACCTAACAATCTAGGTTTTCGAATAAGTTCTGTCGTAAGCGTACTCAACACGGAACCTAAGTTTAACATCAGATTTGACACGCTACGAATTTTCCCCTCCAATAGGGTGTTACCGGTGCGATTTTGAGATGTCACAGTATAAGGATCACAAATACAGAGGTGACTCCTCTCGATCTGCGAGAGATCGAACCCAAAACGAAGCAGATATCATAAAGGTTCCGGCTTTTGACAACTCTGATCTTATTGAAAAGTTCAAACTCACCTTTGTTGGGCGTATGTTTCATAAAGATGGTAGAAGTGTTGATGCTTTCTTGAAGCACATGCCTAGACGTCGAATCTGGGACGTTGAGGAAAGAGTCAGAGGAACCAATCTTGGGAACAATAAGTTCCAACTGGACTTTGACAAAGAAGAGGACCTCCAAAAAGTCTTACTTAAACGACCATGCCACTTTAACAAGTGGAGCTTCTCCCTTGAGAGATGGATCCCAACAATCAAAGAGGATTTCCCAAACAACATGACTTTTTGGGTTGAAGTGGAAGGAATTCCAAGCCACTATAACAAGGAGGAAACCTATTGGAGCATTGGGAAAGCTGTTGGTAGTGCAGATAAGGTGGACGTCGATAGAAAATGCCTGCGGGTGTCTATCAATGGAGATGAACCTATCCACGTGGAACGAAAAATTGGCTTTAGTAATGGAGATGTGGTTTCGGTGACTCTAAAATATGAAGACCTTCACCGCTACTGCTTCACATGTAAAAGAATCTCACATGAAGAAGGTACATGCCCTGAGCTGAATGATGATCAACGAGAACGCAATAGAATTACCAGGCTGGAGGCAAAGGAGAAAGAAGAGATCGCAAATAGAGAAGCTTTCTCGCTACCACATCTGCGTAAGGAGGGGAGGTCTCTATCTCCAAGACATGAGAGAAGCCGACCTATTACCCAAAAGGAGAGTGACTTGCGGTATCAAACTAGGATGTCAAGGAGTGATTTCTCTAAGGCGAACCAAGACCTTCGACATTCAATCTCTGAAAAACGCGATATCCTCTCCAAGAATGTGTGGAAAAGACTTGATAATGGAAGCAATGGAAACTATCCCCGAGATCGGGAGAGATACCATCCCTATCAGAATAGGCGTGAATATCCAATATACAGAGCAGAGAGACAGAACTCGCCACTGGAGTGGAGAGCTAAGAGTCCGATAGACCAGTCTAGAAGATCTGAGACTGGAAATTCTTACAAAAGAAACGGCTCACCACCGGACTCGCAACGAACTGTGTCTGATACCATGGGACGTACGCGAAACTCTGAGAGGTACCGAGCCAGGGAGCAGGAGAGGGCAGGAGAGACAATATCAACAACCTAGCGGCAAAGACACCCGGAATAAAATCGAATGGAGACCGGTGCAACGATCAACAGAAGTGAGGTCTGATCGGCACTCTGAACAGAATCTGGGAAGTGGTCAAGGTCGAAGTGAAAAAACAGAGACAGAGGAGGAGAGAAGACGAAGGATTAAAGGAAAGGGTGTGGTGACTGAGGACGCCGTATCACCTCGAGCTGTGATCATGCCCCCAAAGGATGGCCCTCTGGTGATCAGAGACCAAGAAACCAGAGAAACCAATCATAATTTGCTGGAGCAAAATCTGTCAATGGGAGGGCATAAGGAGAAACCCACGGAAACAATCCCTCACTCTGAGGCGACTAAGGCAAAATAGATTGAGAAGACGTGTGAAACAAGAAATGACGATGAAGAAGACGACAATAAATCAATGGAGGAGGGAGAATTTAATAAGATGGTAGATTATTACAATGATCTCGGAATGACAGAAGAGATGATCGATGAGGATGATCTTTTGGATGATATAGTGGTGCCTGAGACGCAGGGGGAGGAACCACACTCTGGTTATGAACAGATTGAAGCCATTGCTCAGCTTGGGAGGAAAGAGATCCCTAGAGCCCAAGAGACAGCTGTTAGGCCGAACAAGGAGGACAAATCTCCAATTAATCCACCTAAGGAAGACCAGAGTCGCCAAAAACCTCAGAAATGCCTACTCAAAGTTCATGGGAAAGGAGGTAAGACGGTAACGCCACAAAGCCCTGATACAAAAGGTACTGCTGCGTCTAGGAAACTGGATGCTAGGGGACGTATGTCTCCAAAGAGTAAGGCAATGAATCCAGCTCGGCCACTCATAAGTACCAGTCAAACAATGAAGCAACTCCCTCGATATGAGGTGTACCCTTCCGCTTTGAAAGGTGGAAAACAAGTGTCTCTCCCAGGTTCGGTGGTGTCCCAGAAACCACCTAGTAAGCGTATATGAGTGCAATCGCATGGAACTGTCAAGGGGCCGGAGCCTACTTGACAAAGCAACACTTACAGGAGTTGCATCGCTGCTTTCATcctacttttctttttctttctgaaataaaaaataatttttattttttgcaagACTTTATGTTTGAGTTTGGTTATGATCATTTGTTCACCGTAGACCTAATTGGGCGCAGCGGTGGACTGGCTTTGTTTTATATGGATGCTTCTAATGTGGTCGTTAATTTCTCTAATAACTGTATGATTGACGTAGAGGCACAGATGGAAGGACACAAGGTTTTTATTACCTTCGTGTACGGTGATCCGGTGATTGAATACCAAGATAATGTCTGGGAGAGGCTGCTTCGTATTTAATGAGATCACTAGTAACTTGGAAAAGAAAAGAGGCAAGAAGCGGTCGGACTCCTCATTTCTACCTTTTAAAAATATGCTGGCAGGATATGGGATGATTGAATTCCCATCGGTGGGAAACTCTCTATCATGGGCAGGAAGAACACGAGCAGGAAGAGTCCAATGCCGCCTAGACAGAGCAGCTGGAAACGAAGACTGGCATAATCTCTTTTCCCACACTTTTGTGGAGTATTTGCTACGATGGGGTTCCGACCATCGACCGATCTTGGCAAGATTTCAGGCTCAGGAAtgtcaaaacaaaagaaatttcaaatttactCGGAACTGGCTAAGTAAGGAGGGTTTCACTTATACAATTCGGGAGGAATGGGAGAGGCTACGAGCGGACCCAACGATGGAACTGTTTGACAAAATCAGCAAAACGAGACAGTCGATCTCAAGGTGGAAACGAAGGAACCCGACCAACAATGCAGTGCTTATTGAGAAGTTAAAGAAACAGTTTGACAGTGCACAAAATGACGAGCTCCTCTCCACTGAAGCTGAGCttgaaataaagtttaaattatGTGCTGCTTATAGGGAAGAGGAGCTTTATTGGAGACAGAAGAGTCGAATCCTCTGGCTCCGAGGAGGAGATCGGAACACGAGGTACTTCCACGCTAAAACCAAGCAACGTCGAGCACGCAACATGATCACTAGACTCAAGAACTCTATGGGTGAATGGGTACACACCGAAGAAGAAATAGAGGCAGTGGTGTCGGGATACTTCCAGGAACTTTTCACCTCTTCTAACCCAGATACGATAGAGGATACTATCCGGTATATTACCGCGTCAGTTAATGAGGACATGAACCAGTGTTTATTAAAAATCCCTCTAGATGAGGAGATCAGAGAAGCAACCTTTGCTATAAACCCGGAAAAAGCTCCGGGACCGGACGGTATGACTAGCCTCTTCTACCAACGGATCTGGAGTAACATAGGCAAGGATGTGTGCGAGATGGTCAGAGCTTTCCTGTGTCCGCGTTCCCGAAGGCACCCCTCTCTTTCAAGAGGATTCGCGGCATGTCAAGCCCTGATAAGGTTCTTCGCTTTGCATCGAATTAAACCACATGCTCCACCGCTTGTGCGGGCCCCCGTCAATTCCTTTGGAGGAGCAGTTGATTTAGCAATTTTTAGTCTTCATCTATCTGGTGTTTCATCCATTTTAGGTTCTATCAATTTTATAACAACTATCTTCAACATGCGTCAAGCAGCTCCTAGtaaagagaaagagatagtTATGCCATTTTGACGGATCGAATCCGTATAGCCCTAACTAATAAATTTATTCTAATAAATGACATTCAAATCCAAATAATTGGATAATTTTTGACTGTCGAAACCGGAGACTTCGACAATAGGCTCAATCAGACAAATTTGTGCTTAATTCCGAAAACAGACAGACCTGATTCGATGACGGAATTCAGACCGATCAGCCTCTGCAACGTCGGCTATAAGATTATCTCGAAGATTCTATCGACTAGGTTGAAACGCATCCTTCCTAGGATAATCTCAGAGACACAATCGGCATTTGTGGCGGAACGTTTGATCACAAATAATATTCTTATAGCTCAAGAGATGTTCCACGCCCTAAGAACAAACCAGAGCTGTAAGAGTAAATTTGTAGCGATCAAAACTGATATGAGCAAGGCGTACGACAGAGTGGAATGGAGCTTTATGGAGGCCTTACTGCTGAAATTTGGATTTGATGCTCGATGGGTGGCTCTGATCATGAAATGTATTTCATCTGTCTCGTACCAAGTGCTGATAAATGGAGAAGCGAAAGGTCATATAGTGCCTACGCGAGGATTACGGCAAGGAGACCCTCTATCCCCCTTCTTGTTCATCCTATGCACTGAAGTCTTGATCTCGCACATCAACCAGGCTGAGACCGCAAAAGCCATTACTGGAATCAAGATCGCCAAGGGTAGCCCACCaatctctcatcttctttttgcCGATGACAGCCTTTTGTTTTGCAAAGCAGAGCAATCGCAATGCGAGGAACTGGTTCGAATCATTGACGTCTGTGGGAAAGCCTCAGGACAACAActgaataaattaaaatcttcAGTTCTGTTCGGTTCTAAGGTCATAGCGTCCACAAAAACTGATCTGAAAAGATCACTTGGCATTACAAGAGAAGGTGGTATGGGAATGTACTTGGGTATGCCCGAAAAGATTTGTGGCTCGAAGAAACAAGTTTTCTCGTTTGTGCAAGAGAGACTAAATAGCAGGATAAACTCCTGGTCTGCAAAACTCCTCTCAAAAGGGGGCCGGGAAATTCAAATTAAATCAGTTGCCCAAGCGGTACCGACGTATGTTATGTCCTGCAATAAATTGCCTCAAGATACTTGTAAAAAGCTTTCCGCCGCAGTGGCGCATTACTGGTGGAGTACGAGTAATAACAATAAAGGACTTCATTGGGTGGCTTGGGATAAGATATGTGTTCCAGTAGAAAAAGGAGGCCTTGGCTTTAGAGATTTCAATGATTTTAATCTAGCACTCCTAGCAAAACAAGTATGGCGGCTCCTTATTTTCCCGGACTCCCTTCTAGCTCGGGTACTGAAAGGACGATACTATCTACACTCCAACCTATGATCACAGGCAAAACTAATAACCCCTCCTATGGCTGGAGCAGCTTAATGGCATCTCGGCACATACTTGATAAATCAATCAAAAGATCAATTGGCAATGGAGCAGAAACGAAAGTGTTTGAAGATGTCTGGATACAGACAGAGCCTGCCAGACCAGCGAAACCCAGGATCCAGGCTTTTGACCCTGACTTGAAGGTCCACCACCTTATAGACTTTGAGACGAAAACGTGGATAGAAAAGTTTGTCAACGAACTAGTGGCAGCAGAAGACGTGCCTCGTATCCTTGCGATGAGGATCAGTCGGACGGGTCGTAGAGATAGCTACATCTGGAAACATTCCAAGTCAGGTAGCTATTCAGTGAGAACATGATATAAAGTGGCAGTGGAACAGAGAAGGAACTCTATGCCCAGGGAAGTGATGGAGCCGAGTTTTAATAGCTTAAAGAAAGAAGTGTGGAAGCTTAAGACGTCTAGGAAAATCAAACACTTTTTATGGCAATA includes:
- the LOC108824073 gene encoding thymidylate kinase isoform X2, yielding MFRTSIGSRALAFPPRSFNYLPRSPLKRSSVRMENLTFSSEPTAKPRGALIVVEGLDRSGKSTQCAKLRSFLESSGHPTELWRFPDRETSVGQMISAYLSNKSQLDDRTIHLLFSANRWEKRSLMEEKLKTGTTLIVDRYSYSGVAFSSAKGLGMEWCKAPEVGLLAPDSVVYLDISPERAAERGGYGDERYERVDFQRKVAGFYQTLRDSSWKIIDAGESMEEVEKKIQQVVLDKVQECAHGKSLSLLWSS
- the LOC108824073 gene encoding thymidylate kinase isoform X1; this translates as MFRTSIGSSFRALAFPPRSFNYLPRSPLKRSSVRMENLTFSSEPTAKPRGALIVVEGLDRSGKSTQCAKLRSFLESSGHPTELWRFPDRETSVGQMISAYLSNKSQLDDRTIHLLFSANRWEKRSLMEEKLKTGTTLIVDRYSYSGVAFSSAKGLGMEWCKAPEVGLLAPDSVVYLDISPERAAERGGYGDERYERVDFQRKVAGFYQTLRDSSWKIIDAGESMEEVEKKIQQVVLDKVQECAHGKSLSLLWSS